The DNA region atgagattaccagattTAAAGAGGAGAGGACTATGTTTTGTTATATAACTTATTGAGTTTTTAAGTTATCACCTGTTTCCACAGCTTCTGCTTCATTACTTTTCCAATGCTTAGCTATGTTCTCAGACAGTGGATCATCTGGGTTGGGTGCACTTAGAAGCGCTTGAATACTATTGGAGAACCATAATAAGTCAATAACTAATGTTAGTTGCAATAAATGTCTTTGGTTTCGTATAAGAGAAGAATCTATAGAAAATTTTCATACCTCAAGAGCACAGTTCGTATTTGTAGTGCAGGGCTCCACTTGTCTTTCAGTATGTCAAGACAGATTCTTCCAAGCTACATATACATgataaaaagcaaacaaaaaacatttcatAGGGATCAAAGACCATGTGTTTGGTTAATGATATTGCTatttaagagaagaaaaggaaagatttCACAACAGACCTTGTCGATGTTAGGATGGTATATCTTGGTGAGAAACCTAACCTGTGTTTCAAATAATATCATCAATAAGGCCCACAAACTTTTATATCAGATGTAAACACTACGGGTACCTTGTCTCATGCTAAACGTGAAAATATATTTGGAACCAGAATCATCAATCTAATAAAAACCCATTTGGTATAAAATCCAAATATTAAGAGTAAAGAGAATCTTAAAACCAATCCTGAATAGCCATTTACATTTAACACGATGTGGGGCTACACTAATTCTACTCAACTAAACCCAGGAAATGTAATAAATGCATCGAAAGGATCAGAAACGTAAAATGAAAACGAAAAAACTCACAAGAGTTGAAGCAACTTACCTTGGGAGCTGCCATAGGATATTCTTCAGGCAAAAAGAGCTCCAACTTGAAAACTCCTCCTGCGAAATtcgaaaccaaacaaaatgatTTGGTAAACATCAATCTGATAGAAATATGATGCTAGTTAAACCAACTGTGTAAAACATGAAATCAAAGGAAAGGTAGCTTATAGACTAATCATTATTCATACCACCACAAATCCCAAACACCAGCAATCTATAAGATCAATAGAAACTCTAGTACCTAAACAGACATATCTGTTTGTATTATTAAAGATCAAGGCAGTGACATTTCCATTAGCATGCAATCAAAAAAAGCACCTTAAGAGatgaaaacaaattaagtaCCTTCATAAGGAGATTGAGTAGGACCAAGAATCATAACATTGAAGTAGCGCATATTTTCCTCTGATGGAGACGCACTTATCCCAGGAGCTGCATACAAAAAAAGGTCGATCGAGTTTACATCCATTAAAATCCATAATTTCCAGCAACCAAAACCAACTGACTCAGCTCAAATCGACtgtaaaactcaaaaaaattgatgaacTTACCAGGTTCACTAAGTAAACGTTGAGTTTCCTATCAGAtcggagaaagaaaaaaagtaaagagtCAGATCACATAAGTTGCAGAAACGTAGATGGGagataaaaatcaaaca from Camelina sativa cultivar DH55 chromosome 3, Cs, whole genome shotgun sequence includes:
- the LOC104775790 gene encoding ubiquitin-conjugating enzyme E2 36 is translated as MANSNLPRRIIKETQRLLSEPAPGISASPSEENMRYFNVMILGPTQSPYEGGVFKLELFLPEEYPMAAPKVRFLTKIYHPNIDKLGRICLDILKDKWSPALQIRTVLLSIQALLSAPNPDDPLSENIAKHWKSNEAEAVETAKEWTRLYASGA